In Excalfactoria chinensis isolate bCotChi1 chromosome 3, bCotChi1.hap2, whole genome shotgun sequence, one DNA window encodes the following:
- the APLF gene encoding aprataxin and PNK-like factor isoform X1 produces the protein MQKQQLSVHPVEIRHSPSLPEPACSTSEMQGSTEIRRNDSPSTHLVPSCDDDESEQSKSIQRKRLLPSWMLEKDLLVPKISEPITKGGGRNKESQRRGGSNVESLKSEVNILQGKRSASEEIKENSGDEEQDEEEGRCLSSSSLQNASGFPLESTMGNIERNGKTETKKPGSSMEKSDGQRHSKRPKPSGQISSKTNELEESEDKGQLTCSASQQAPWGRTSPNGAQEGAHDPNADVDYDTEISYSTKGAEASESSKQRKCKRTPCMYGAGCYRRNPVHFQQFSHPNDDDYYETDSVPQDDDDNRPECPYGTACYRKNPQHKLEYKHTVPPVTERRTRQRTSKNGKRGLEEGSDNDGEPNEYDLNDSFIDDEEEECEPTDEDSDWEPSSEEKDNEDVETLVKEAQRFVKTKK, from the exons atgcagaagcagcagttaaGTGTTCACCCTGTTGAGATACGTCACAGTCCATCGTTACCTGAGCCAGCATGTTCCACCTCTGAGATGCAAGGTAGcacagaaataagaagaaatgacTCCCCTTCCACACATCTG GTTCCTTCTTGTGATGATGATGAAAGCGAACAGTCAAAATCTATTCAAAGGAAAAGGTTGCTTCCATCTTGGATGCTGGAAAAAGACCTCCTGGTTCCAAAGATTTCTGAGCCTATAACGAAAGGAG gtggtagaaacaaagaaagccaAAGAAGGGGAGGAAGCAATGTGGAATCTTTAAAATCAGAAGTAAATATTCTGCAGGGAAAAAGATCAGCttctgaagaaattaaagagAATTCTGGAGATGAAGAGCAAGACGAAGAGGAAGGGAGATGTCTGTCCAGCTCTTCGTTACAG AATGCATCTGGATTTCCTCTTGAAAGTACTATGGGAAACATAGAAAGAAATGGcaagactgaaacaaaaaaacctggaAGTTCTATGGAAAAAAGTGATGGGCAGCGGCATAGTAAGCGACCTAAACCATCAGGTCAGATCTCCAGTAAGACAAATGAACTTGAGGAATCAGAAGACAAAGGACAGCTTACTTGTTCTGCCAGCCAACAAGCTCCTTGGGGCAGGACTTCACCTAATGGTGCCCAGGAAGGTGCTCATGATCCCAATGCAGATGTGGATTACGACACTGAGATTTCTTATTCAACCAAAGGTGCTGAGGCTTCAGAGAGCTCCAAACAGAGGAAGTGTAAGAGGACACCTTGCATGTATGGAGCAGGCTGTTACAG GAGGAATCCCGTTCACTTTCAGCAGTTCAGTCACCCtaatgatgatgattattatgAAACAGATAGTGTACCTCAAGATGATGATGATAACCGCCCTGAATGTCCATATGGAACTGCTTGCTATAG gaaGAATCCACAACACAAACTTGAATACAAGCACACTGTACCTCCAG taaCTGAAAGACGAACCCGACAGCGAACTTCCAAGAATG GAAAAAGGGGTTTAGAGGAAGGCAGCGATAATGATGGTGAACCAAATGAGTATGATCTCAATGACAGCTTCATAGATGATGAGGAAGAGGAGTGTGAACCTACTGATGAGGATTCGGACTGGGAACCAAGTTCAGAAGAAAAGGATAATGAAGATGTTGAAACACTTGtgaaagaagcacagagatttGTTAAGACCAAAAAGTAA
- the APLF gene encoding aprataxin and PNK-like factor isoform X2, producing the protein MQKQQLSVHPVEIRHSPSLPEPACSTSEMQGSTEIRRNDSPSTHLVPSCDDDESEQSKSIQRKRLLPSWMLEKDLLVPKISEPITKGGGRNKESQRRGGSNVESLKSEVNILQGKRSASEEIKENSGDEEQDEEEGRCLSSSSLQNASGFPLESTMGNIERNGKTETKKPGSSMEKSDGQRHSKRPKPSGQISSKTNELEESEDKGQLTCSASQQAPWGRTSPNGAQEGAHDPNADVDYDTEISYSTKGAEASESSKQRKCKRTPCMYGAGCYRYHWTAPRSGISTSYPGKGGIPFTFSSSVTLMMMIIMKQIVYLKMMMITALNVHMELLAIGRIHNTNLNTSTLYLQ; encoded by the exons atgcagaagcagcagttaaGTGTTCACCCTGTTGAGATACGTCACAGTCCATCGTTACCTGAGCCAGCATGTTCCACCTCTGAGATGCAAGGTAGcacagaaataagaagaaatgacTCCCCTTCCACACATCTG GTTCCTTCTTGTGATGATGATGAAAGCGAACAGTCAAAATCTATTCAAAGGAAAAGGTTGCTTCCATCTTGGATGCTGGAAAAAGACCTCCTGGTTCCAAAGATTTCTGAGCCTATAACGAAAGGAG gtggtagaaacaaagaaagccaAAGAAGGGGAGGAAGCAATGTGGAATCTTTAAAATCAGAAGTAAATATTCTGCAGGGAAAAAGATCAGCttctgaagaaattaaagagAATTCTGGAGATGAAGAGCAAGACGAAGAGGAAGGGAGATGTCTGTCCAGCTCTTCGTTACAG AATGCATCTGGATTTCCTCTTGAAAGTACTATGGGAAACATAGAAAGAAATGGcaagactgaaacaaaaaaacctggaAGTTCTATGGAAAAAAGTGATGGGCAGCGGCATAGTAAGCGACCTAAACCATCAGGTCAGATCTCCAGTAAGACAAATGAACTTGAGGAATCAGAAGACAAAGGACAGCTTACTTGTTCTGCCAGCCAACAAGCTCCTTGGGGCAGGACTTCACCTAATGGTGCCCAGGAAGGTGCTCATGATCCCAATGCAGATGTGGATTACGACACTGAGATTTCTTATTCAACCAAAGGTGCTGAGGCTTCAGAGAGCTCCAAACAGAGGAAGTGTAAGAGGACACCTTGCATGTATGGAGCAGGCTGTTACAG ATATCATTGGACAGCACCTAGGAGTGGAATAAGCACAAGTTATCCAGGTAAAG GAGGAATCCCGTTCACTTTCAGCAGTTCAGTCACCCtaatgatgatgattattatgAAACAGATAGTGTACCTCAAGATGATGATGATAACCGCCCTGAATGTCCATATGGAACTGCTTGCTATAG gaaGAATCCACAACACAAACTTGAATACAAGCACACTGTACCTCCAG taa